A segment of the Mercurialis annua linkage group LG4, ddMerAnnu1.2, whole genome shotgun sequence genome:
TCTCTTGTTCTCCAAATCCTGGGCAAAATCTTCAGATGCCAGTCGCTTTGTTCCAAGTGCTTTAGACCATAGAGAGGAAAATAAAATGGTAAAGTAAGTTTTAAGTAAAAGGAACACATTCCAAACAACTCGACAAAAGTGCTTGCAATATGTTATGCAATAGCATAGCCAATGACCAGCACTACAATTTTTTGCTGCTGCAATGAACACAAAATAGCAACAACAATCCTAATCCGTTTTAACCAATAGATACAGATAAGAATCAACTAATATTGTATGCCAAAAGTCTTCCCAATTACAAATGGTATGGAACCAAGAATAAGAATGTACCTGGAGGTATAGAAGCATAGCACTTTTTACACTGCAATTGCGATAAAAACCACATCAGACATAAAAACATGTACTGCAAATGGGCAAAAAACCCGACTTGTAGAAACCTTAGGAAACTTGAATATACCTGTGCACGTGAAGAATAATTATGGAAACCGCAATTACAAATCCAGTCCCCATTTCGCCATCCTTTTGCAACTGAGAGAGGCTGATTTGCATATAAAGGTTCCAAAATTTGATTTCCACCTAAAGGCCAGGAAGAAAGAGAACAAAGTCCATAGTTATCGACATCTCCTCCATCGGACCTCGTTGAAGTCAAAAGGAGCGGCTGTCTTAGAACATTCATCTTGCTTTCCGATCCTCCTGCCGGGCCCCTGGAAAAATAATGCGTATAAGTCGGAAGAGAAGCTCCAGTGATTGCAATTGCGGGCATTGCTGCTATCTCCTTCGGCTGACCACATTTATTGCACTTTTCTCTTGATGCATAATTGTTGTTAGTGCAACCTAATTGATTCGATCCGAATTTCCACACACACGCAACGCAAGGCACCCAAGGAAGCCCATGTATGGTATACGCACACCAACCAcatcaaaattacaaaaaaacacAAACCACTCAACTCAACCTAATTGGTACCAAGTTCTTGATTCAATTTCACAAACATGATCAAATTAAGGTGCAAGCCAGTGACAATTTTTTCAATAGGATGATGTAAACAAACACATGGAAAAGAATTAAAGAAATGTAGAGAAGGGGGGGCTAACCGGTGCAGATCCAATCGCCGATACGAGGGAGCCATTTGGAGTGAGCGGGAGTTTTGGCATCGACAAGAAGACGAGGTTGTTTGCATCTGTTGCAGAATGATCGAAATGCGTAGTTTCTGTTATTACAGCTACTGCACTCCCAATCTCCCTCTCTTCCGTCTCCCATTAATCACAGCTATTGGTATCACAGTAGTTCTGTCTctcataaaacaaaatcaaatctaTCGGATTTCAGACAATTATGTTCTTCTGTTCCATACAGTCAAGAGGTTGTTGCCGTCTTTAAGAGATGTACTTATGCACACGTGAGTTTCACTTAAGCCCAGGtccctgttttttttttaaataaataaaactatatttaaaatttaaaaataattaaatctacaatgttttaattttaaaaaattacactcaataaataaaactatattGAAAGAGTCCAATGGAGCAccttttttttgtgattatgcCCTCTATAATaaagaattttaaattataaagagaTGGATACTCTTAGATActagtattatattttaataattttacattattttttgataaatttttaattaatttttaatataattttgatatatctGAATCTCGATTAGCAATTTACTTAGTCTTTTTTTTcagtctttttttatttggtggTGCATTTTTGAGAGCCAATCTCTTTTCTCAGCTTTACTCTGTAACTATCATGGAATTAGAAAGCTATTGTAATCAATTTTCTATAGACGATGAAGAAAGTAATGGTGTGATTATCTATAATGAACCAATGTAAAATACTTATACAAACGGCAATCTATTGGAAAAGAATAATTCTTAGTTATGGTATTTAATTACGCCACGTGTCATGTATTTAATGAAgggttcataatcctacgtggcgAACTGGGTTCAAACAAGAATTTCTCCTGATTTAGAAGCAATTATATGtttatctatatttttatcCAATAGGAATCGAATCTCTTACTCCTAACATATCAAAATACCAAAAAGACAAATTTCTACTAAAAATAGGTCTAATATTCTGTTAATAACCATACCTATGTTATTTTTGACAATATTCAATAGAGTTTTTTGGAGTTCTGACatatacttttttaatttttttcatgatTTCATCCTCTCGATATGGAGAAAGCTTTGTTTAATGGTTTATGAACATTTGGTAGACATgcttttctaataaaaaatagtttggaATTGGTGTTCAACAGGCTAGCGTAATATATAGATAATGAAACAAGGCTAGCCTTTTGAACaccaatttcaaaaatatattatattgaaATAACATGTCTATCGAATGTGTATGTTAGAAGGATTCTATGGAAAGATAATTACAGTTATTTTGTATGGtgttaaatgttataaaacttTAAGTTAAACACACtgtcatttcaaaaaaaaagagttaaaacatGGTATGAACCACGAAGGCATAAATTCATTCTAATCGTGTTATGTACATGATTAGGCATGAAATACCTAATCAATCtctattcaaaataaataattgcaATAGGGTTAAGAGTATttctattgtatttttttattttttatgctattGAAGTATCGCTGAGTCTATCTGATGTAAGGGTTTAACAGCCTTCGTATATCAAAGGGGGAAAAAGAAATAGTGTAATGGAGATATATTTTTCATCCTAAATGCTAACTTGTGATCAAGGACGGAGATAAGGAGGGGTGTGCAGTGGCACTTGCCCCTCCAAAAATccaaattatccaaattttatttagttttgtgATAGAAAATTTATAAGAGTAA
Coding sequences within it:
- the LOC126677707 gene encoding ranBP2-type zinc finger protein At1g67325 isoform X2, which gives rise to MGDGREGDWECSSCNNRNYAFRSFCNRCKQPRLLVDAKTPAHSKWLPRIGDWICTGCTNNNYASREKCNKCGQPKEIAAMPAIAITGASLPTYTHYFSRGPAGGSESKMNVLRQPLLLTSTRSDGGDVDNYGLCSLSSWPLGGNQILEPLYANQPLSVAKGWRNGDWICNCGFHNYSSRAQCKKCYASIPPALGTKRLASEDFAQDLENKRLNLGNINGQQQTYPGFDHILGTIGIPRSGMNAPYPSLGLGVAPNWQSPIQFPHQVTTPALLGKGAKQWRNGDWMCTNCSNHNYASRSQCNRCKTFRDRVVQPVDAV
- the LOC126677707 gene encoding ranBP2-type zinc finger protein At1g67325 isoform X1; translation: MGDGREGDWECSSCNNRNYAFRSFCNRCKQPRLLVDAKTPAHSKWLPRIGDWICTGCTNNNYASREKCNKCGQPKEIAAMPAIAITGASLPTYTHYFSRGPAGGSESKMNVLRQPLLLTSTRSDGGDVDNYGLCSLSSWPLGGNQILEPLYANQPLSVAKGWRNGDWICNCGFHNYSSRAQCKKCYASIPPALGTKRLASEDFAQDLENKRLNLGNNVQINGQQQTYPGFDHILGTIGIPRSGMNAPYPSLGLGVAPNWQSPIQFPHQVTTPALLGKGAKQWRNGDWMCTNCSNHNYASRSQCNRCKTFRDRVVQPVDAV